The proteins below come from a single Streptomyces spongiicola genomic window:
- a CDS encoding amino acid adenylation domain-containing protein has translation MTFEAIHDLVGRTIGRSPDQVAVETPQGALGYAELDARAAHVADALKAAGAGAGAFVPVLVRDRRDLVAAVLGILRIGGVFVPLDLAAPPTRLRATLLEVAPEWAVVGSPADPAALQALSEAAPTARTVTAGPAASPGVRREHHRSGADDPAYVFFTSGTTGRPKGIVGRLGSIAPYIRWETGLLGVEPGWRVSQLVSPSFDAVLRDLFVPLTTGGTIVVPPPETVLDPAALARWTDEERIDLVHTVPSLFRGLVSAAIAGDRTLGSLRWVALSGERLATSDAELLFGRYGDRIRLLNLYGPSETTMTKTFHVVTRQDLARPSIPVGRPIPDAEVLLVDEHGRPAEPGTVGEIHLRTPHRSLGYHGHPRETARAFVPHPVTGDRTDLVYRTGDYGRLLDDGALEFLGRKDHQVKIGGVRVELEGVECVLRDHPAVADAAVVAVEEAGAAHLRAYLELRDAPAGAAPEAFDRELRGYLRERLPDSAVPARFVPLAELPRTLSGKIDRRALPAPSPRAADRTAGEPPRTTTERTVAVLWLRTLPVSGAGRDDDFFASGGTSLLVVSLLALVNQTFAVTVPLRDFLLSPTVAGLAAAVEKELLAADAPLDDLFAIQGPDLR, from the coding sequence ATGACGTTCGAAGCCATCCACGACCTGGTGGGCAGGACGATCGGGCGATCGCCGGACCAGGTGGCCGTCGAGACCCCGCAGGGGGCCCTCGGCTACGCGGAACTGGACGCGCGCGCCGCACATGTGGCGGACGCCCTGAAGGCCGCGGGGGCGGGCGCCGGCGCCTTCGTCCCCGTCCTGGTCCGGGACCGCCGCGACCTCGTCGCCGCCGTGCTCGGCATCCTGCGGATCGGCGGCGTCTTCGTCCCCCTGGACCTGGCCGCCCCACCCACCCGGCTGCGGGCGACGCTCCTCGAGGTCGCGCCCGAGTGGGCCGTCGTCGGCTCCCCCGCCGACCCGGCCGCGCTCCAGGCGCTGTCCGAGGCCGCGCCCACCGCCCGTACCGTCACCGCCGGTCCCGCCGCCTCCCCCGGAGTCCGCCGGGAGCACCACCGTTCCGGCGCGGACGACCCGGCGTACGTCTTCTTCACCTCCGGCACCACGGGCCGCCCCAAGGGCATCGTGGGCCGGCTCGGCTCCATCGCGCCGTACATCCGGTGGGAGACCGGGCTGCTGGGCGTGGAGCCGGGCTGGCGGGTCAGCCAGCTGGTCTCCCCGTCCTTCGACGCCGTGCTGCGCGACCTGTTCGTCCCGCTGACCACCGGCGGCACGATCGTCGTCCCGCCCCCGGAGACGGTCCTCGACCCGGCGGCCCTGGCCCGCTGGACCGACGAGGAGCGCATCGACCTGGTGCACACCGTCCCGTCGCTGTTCCGGGGCCTGGTCTCGGCCGCGATCGCCGGGGACCGCACGCTCGGCTCGCTGCGCTGGGTGGCCCTGTCCGGTGAGCGGCTCGCGACCTCGGACGCCGAACTCCTCTTCGGCCGGTACGGTGACCGGATCCGGCTGCTGAACCTGTACGGGCCGTCGGAGACGACGATGACGAAGACCTTCCACGTCGTCACCCGCCAGGACCTCGCCCGCCCGTCGATCCCCGTCGGCCGCCCGATCCCGGACGCGGAGGTGCTGCTCGTCGACGAGCACGGGCGGCCCGCCGAGCCCGGCACGGTCGGCGAGATCCATCTGCGCACCCCGCACCGGTCCCTGGGCTACCACGGCCACCCCCGGGAGACCGCCCGGGCCTTCGTGCCCCACCCGGTCACCGGCGACCGAACCGACCTCGTCTACCGCACCGGGGACTACGGCCGCCTGCTCGACGACGGCGCCCTGGAGTTCCTCGGCCGCAAGGACCACCAGGTCAAGATCGGCGGGGTACGGGTCGAGCTGGAGGGCGTCGAGTGCGTACTGCGCGACCATCCGGCCGTCGCGGACGCCGCCGTGGTCGCCGTCGAGGAGGCCGGCGCGGCCCATCTCCGCGCATACCTGGAACTCCGTGACGCCCCGGCCGGCGCCGCGCCCGAGGCGTTCGACAGGGAGCTGCGCGGCTATCTGCGCGAACGGCTGCCCGACAGCGCGGTGCCGGCGCGGTTCGTCCCGCTCGCCGAGCTTCCCCGCACCCTCAGCGGCAAGATCGACCGGCGTGCGCTGCCCGCCCCCTCGCCCCGCGCCGCGGACCGCACCGCAGGCGAGCCGCCCCGTACCACGACGGAGCGGACGGTGGCGGTGCTGTGGCTCCGGACCCTGCCCGTCTCCGGTGCCGGCCGGGACGACGACTTCTTCGCCTCGGGCGGCACCTCGCTGCTCGTCGTCTCGCTGCTCGCCCTGGTGAACCAGACCTTCGCGGTCACCGTGCCGCTGCGGGACTTCCTGCTGTCGCCGACGGTCGCGGGCCTCGCAGCGGCGGTCGAGAAGGAGCTGCTGGCAGCCGACGCGCCACTCGACGACCTCTTCGCCATCCAGGGACCGGATCTCCGATGA
- the asnB gene encoding asparagine synthase (glutamine-hydrolyzing), giving the protein MCGIAGAMGLRNGVGVDSRALARMTATLLHRGPDSDGVFAEDGVGLGFRRLSINDLDGGAQPMSSEDGAVVMVCNGEIFNHRRLRAELVGRGHRFRTDCDVEVLVHLYEEEGTELLHRLNGQFAFAILDRPRRRLFLARDHAGILPLHYATTADHFVFGSEAKAVLEHPGVDRAVDLTGLDQVLTFPGLVSPRTMFQGVSSLRAGHYLLVEDGAVREVPYWDLDYPRAGELAPRPDAYYAERLRELLTEAVRRRLDADVPVGFYLSGGLDSSLIAGLVGELAPPADSFSVTFPDAEIDESGYQRLMAQKAGSRHHEVRFTTADIAEGLHRMVLHAETPVKETYNTCSLALARQVRESGTTVVLTGEGADELFGGYVGYRFDRLGRGAGSSGDDLADALEDDVRRRLWGDAGLFYERRYHAWREAKLGIYSAGVREAFREVDCLRLPPVDRARLAGRDPLDQRSYLDFRLRLSDHLLSDHGDRMAMAHSVEARYPFLDREVVEFATRVPAHLKVHPLGEKYVVRQAAQGLVPPEIIDREKFGFRAPGSPALLRAGVEWVGDMLSPARIRRQGYFDPAAVERLRARYTGDGFEVHPHYGDDLLLTVLTFGILLDTFSLPDHS; this is encoded by the coding sequence ATGTGCGGCATCGCCGGGGCCATGGGCCTGCGCAACGGTGTGGGGGTGGACTCCCGGGCGCTCGCGCGCATGACGGCGACCCTGCTGCACCGGGGTCCGGACTCCGACGGGGTGTTCGCCGAGGACGGCGTCGGGCTCGGATTCCGCCGTCTGAGCATCAACGACCTCGACGGCGGCGCCCAGCCGATGTCCAGCGAGGACGGCGCCGTCGTCATGGTGTGCAACGGCGAGATCTTCAACCACCGCCGGCTGCGCGCCGAACTCGTCGGCAGGGGACACCGCTTCCGCACCGACTGCGACGTCGAGGTCCTCGTACACCTCTACGAGGAGGAGGGCACCGAGCTGCTGCACCGGCTGAACGGGCAGTTCGCGTTCGCCATCCTCGACCGGCCGAGGCGCCGTCTCTTCCTCGCCCGCGACCATGCCGGCATCCTCCCCCTGCACTACGCGACGACCGCCGACCACTTCGTCTTCGGCTCGGAGGCCAAGGCCGTCCTGGAACATCCCGGCGTAGACCGCGCGGTGGACCTGACCGGCCTCGACCAGGTGCTCACCTTCCCCGGCCTGGTCAGCCCCCGGACCATGTTCCAGGGCGTCAGCAGCCTGCGCGCCGGCCACTACCTGCTCGTCGAGGACGGTGCCGTACGGGAGGTGCCGTACTGGGACCTCGACTACCCGCGCGCCGGCGAACTCGCGCCGAGGCCGGACGCGTACTACGCCGAGCGGCTGCGCGAGTTGCTGACCGAGGCGGTACGGCGCCGGCTGGACGCCGACGTGCCGGTCGGCTTCTACCTCAGCGGCGGGCTCGACTCCTCGCTCATCGCCGGTCTCGTCGGGGAGCTGGCGCCCCCGGCCGACTCGTTCTCCGTCACCTTCCCCGACGCGGAGATCGACGAGTCGGGCTACCAGCGCCTGATGGCCCAGAAGGCCGGCTCCCGCCACCACGAGGTGCGGTTCACCACCGCGGACATCGCCGAGGGCCTGCACCGGATGGTGCTGCACGCCGAGACGCCGGTGAAGGAGACGTACAACACCTGCTCACTGGCGCTGGCGCGGCAGGTCCGCGAGAGCGGCACCACGGTGGTCCTCACCGGCGAGGGCGCCGACGAACTCTTCGGCGGCTATGTCGGCTACCGCTTCGACCGGCTCGGCCGCGGCGCCGGCAGCTCCGGCGACGACCTCGCGGACGCGCTGGAGGACGACGTGCGGCGGCGGCTGTGGGGCGACGCCGGCCTGTTCTACGAACGCCGCTACCACGCCTGGCGCGAGGCCAAGCTCGGCATCTACTCCGCGGGGGTCCGCGAGGCGTTCCGCGAAGTGGACTGCCTGCGCCTGCCTCCCGTGGACCGGGCCCGGCTGGCCGGACGGGACCCGCTGGACCAGCGCTCCTATCTCGACTTCCGGCTGCGGCTGTCGGACCATCTGCTCTCCGACCACGGCGACCGGATGGCGATGGCCCACTCCGTGGAGGCCCGTTACCCCTTCCTGGACCGGGAGGTCGTGGAGTTCGCCACCCGGGTCCCCGCCCATCTCAAGGTGCACCCGCTCGGTGAGAAGTACGTCGTGCGGCAGGCCGCGCAGGGCCTGGTGCCCCCGGAGATCATCGACCGCGAGAAGTTCGGCTTCCGCGCGCCGGGCAGCCCGGCGCTGCTGCGCGCCGGCGTCGAATGGGTCGGCGACATGCTCTCCCCCGCGCGGATCAGGCGGCAGGGGTACTTCGACCCGGCGGCCGTGGAGAGGCTCCGGGCCCGCTACACCGGCGACGGCTTCGAGGTCCATCCCCACTACGGCGACGACCTGCTGCTCACCGTCCTGACCTTCGGAATCCTCCTGGACACCTTCTCCCTGCCGGACCACTCGTAA
- a CDS encoding FAD-binding protein, which yields MTETDIPAFAAATITADDPRYPSLVLGTNHRFPGRPDYVRVVTTTAQVAAAVTEAVAAGRRISVRSGGHGFEDLATNGVEVLLDMSEMTEVRYDEERRAFAIEAGATLGHVYRVLFKGWGVTIPAGECPEVGVGGHIVGGGYGPLSRSLGAVVDYLYAVEVVVVGEDGVARAVVATREDGDPHRDLWWAHTGGGGGTFGVVTRYWMRAPGADSGSDDPAELLPKAPAAWRSGMAVWSWETMTEESFAALQANFGAWFERNSDPDSPYAALAGFFHGTHRSGFGLTVGAHMDDATADAERLMTSFFEEITAGVDARPLFVDQQVRPWLYMSSYPGWGDPGDPFTRRIKIKAAYLRKGYSATQTAALYRHLTAGEASPVQLILIGYGGRVNAVAPDATAAAQRDSVLKAAYMAVWGAEADDETNIRRVREMYREVYAETGGVPVPNDANDGSYVNYADTDLADPEWNTSGVPWHTLYFKDNYPRLQRVKKRYDPRNVFRHALSVGLPG from the coding sequence GTGACCGAGACGGACATCCCCGCCTTCGCAGCCGCCACGATCACCGCGGACGACCCGCGGTACCCGAGCCTGGTCCTGGGGACCAACCACCGGTTCCCCGGCCGGCCGGACTACGTCCGGGTGGTGACCACGACCGCGCAGGTGGCGGCCGCGGTGACCGAGGCCGTGGCGGCCGGCCGGCGGATATCCGTGCGCAGCGGCGGGCACGGCTTCGAGGACCTGGCCACCAACGGCGTCGAGGTCCTCCTCGACATGTCCGAGATGACCGAGGTGCGTTACGACGAGGAGCGGCGCGCCTTCGCCATCGAGGCCGGCGCGACGCTCGGCCACGTCTACCGCGTGCTGTTCAAGGGCTGGGGCGTGACCATCCCGGCCGGCGAGTGCCCCGAGGTCGGGGTCGGCGGGCACATCGTCGGCGGGGGCTACGGCCCGCTGTCCCGCAGCCTCGGCGCGGTGGTCGACTACCTGTACGCGGTGGAGGTCGTCGTGGTCGGCGAGGACGGCGTCGCCCGGGCCGTCGTGGCCACCCGGGAGGACGGCGATCCGCACCGCGACCTGTGGTGGGCCCACACCGGGGGCGGTGGCGGCACCTTCGGCGTGGTGACGCGCTACTGGATGAGGGCCCCCGGTGCCGACTCCGGCTCCGACGACCCGGCGGAGCTGCTGCCGAAAGCTCCCGCCGCCTGGCGCAGCGGGATGGCCGTGTGGTCCTGGGAGACGATGACGGAGGAGTCGTTCGCCGCCCTCCAGGCGAACTTCGGCGCCTGGTTCGAGCGCAACAGCGACCCCGACTCGCCGTACGCGGCGCTGGCCGGGTTCTTCCACGGCACCCACCGCTCCGGCTTCGGACTGACCGTCGGCGCCCACATGGACGACGCCACCGCGGACGCCGAGCGCCTGATGACCTCGTTCTTCGAGGAGATCACGGCAGGCGTGGACGCCCGGCCGCTCTTCGTCGACCAGCAGGTCAGGCCCTGGCTGTACATGTCGTCCTATCCCGGCTGGGGCGACCCGGGCGACCCGTTCACCCGCCGCATCAAGATCAAGGCCGCGTATCTGCGCAAGGGGTACTCGGCCACGCAGACGGCGGCGCTGTACCGGCATCTGACGGCCGGTGAGGCCAGCCCCGTCCAGCTCATCCTCATCGGGTACGGGGGCCGGGTGAACGCCGTCGCCCCGGACGCCACCGCCGCCGCCCAGCGCGACTCGGTCCTGAAGGCCGCGTACATGGCCGTGTGGGGGGCCGAGGCCGACGATGAGACGAACATCCGGCGGGTGCGGGAGATGTACCGCGAGGTGTACGCGGAGACCGGCGGGGTGCCGGTGCCGAACGACGCCAACGACGGCTCGTACGTGAACTACGCCGACACCGACCTGGCCGACCCGGAGTGGAACACCTCGGGTGTGCCCTGGCACACCCTGTACTTCAAGGACAACTACCCGCGCCTGCAGCGGGTCAAGAAGCGCTACGACCCGCGGAACGTGTTCCGCCACGCCCTGTCCGTCGGACTGCCCGGTTGA
- a CDS encoding LLM class F420-dependent oxidoreductase, with the protein MKIGLAFADYAWEGGAVRMAETLAAMSRSADDAGFDVIGVADHVWQGPHMGGAEQPMLECFTTLATIAAHTRRIRLMPMVAGVHFRAPGLLAKTVTTLDVLSGGRADLGIGAGWYEEEARGLGIDFPPVAERFERLEEAVRICLGMWDGERGCEKPVTGRHHRVDRALNVPQNLTRPRIMIGGGGEKKTLRLVARYADACNLYPGPDLGGKLAVLRRHCEAEGRDYDAIEKTCIMPFTAGDTASADELAGVLRTIAGAGVTRVIGILEGPDQVRGIDLVGERVLPAVADA; encoded by the coding sequence ATGAAAATCGGTCTGGCATTCGCGGATTACGCCTGGGAGGGCGGAGCGGTGCGCATGGCGGAAACCCTGGCGGCGATGTCCCGCTCCGCCGACGACGCCGGCTTCGACGTCATCGGCGTCGCCGACCACGTCTGGCAGGGCCCCCACATGGGCGGGGCCGAGCAGCCGATGCTGGAGTGCTTCACCACGCTGGCCACCATCGCCGCGCACACCCGCCGCATCCGCCTCATGCCGATGGTCGCCGGGGTCCACTTCCGCGCCCCGGGCCTGCTGGCGAAGACCGTCACCACGCTCGACGTCCTCTCCGGCGGCCGCGCGGACCTGGGCATCGGGGCCGGCTGGTACGAGGAGGAGGCGCGCGGCCTCGGCATCGACTTCCCGCCGGTGGCCGAGCGGTTCGAGCGGCTCGAGGAGGCCGTCCGGATCTGCCTGGGCATGTGGGACGGCGAGAGGGGCTGCGAGAAGCCGGTCACCGGCCGGCACCACCGCGTGGACCGGGCGCTGAACGTCCCGCAGAACCTGACCCGTCCCCGGATCATGATCGGCGGCGGCGGCGAGAAGAAGACCCTGCGCCTGGTCGCCCGGTACGCGGACGCCTGCAACCTCTACCCGGGCCCCGACCTGGGCGGCAAGCTGGCGGTCCTGCGCCGGCACTGCGAGGCGGAGGGACGGGACTACGACGCGATCGAGAAGACCTGCATCATGCCGTTCACGGCCGGCGACACGGCCTCCGCGGACGAGTTGGCCGGGGTGCTGCGCACGATCGCCGGTGCCGGCGTCACACGGGTGATCGGCATCCTTGAGGGTCCGGACCAGGTGCGCGGGATCGATCTGGTCGGCGAGCGGGTGCTGCCCGCCGTGGCGGACGCCTGA
- a CDS encoding AMP-binding protein has protein sequence MDHREPEQPTAPADGRAGHPVSGRPSHAAGAHPVPLLDETIGANLRRSVASFPDRDALVDRAGGGRRWSYAELDAQTDALAAGLLDLGVRAGDRIGLWSPNNAEWVLTQYAAAKIGAILVNINPAYRTYELEHVLGHSGVRVVVAAPALRTGDAAAMIAEVAPRCPSLRHTVLIGGAEWDSLLTPPDAYGARRLAEAGTSLHPDDPINIQYTSGTTGSPKGATLTHRNILNNGFFTGELLEYTQADRVCLPVPFYHCFGMVMGTIAALSHGACVVIPGPFFDARATLEAVEAERCTSLYGVPTMFIAELNHPDFGSFDLSRLRTGIMSGTPCPVEVMRQVVDRMHMARVTICYGMTETSPVACQTRPGDSLERRVSTVGRAGPHVEIKIVDPETGETVPRGTQGEFCTRGYSVMSGYWRQPDKTAEAVDEDGWMHTGDLAVMDDDGYVGITGRIKDMVIRGGENIYPREVEEFLHTHPDILDAQVVGVPDRYYGEELIAWIRLRDGAAPMSATELWAYCAGRLAHFKIPRYVAVTDSFPMTASGKVRKVELRERSAALIAGRLAPAA, from the coding sequence ATGGACCATCGTGAGCCCGAACAACCGACGGCGCCGGCGGACGGGCGGGCCGGACACCCGGTGTCCGGCCGGCCGAGTCACGCCGCAGGCGCTCATCCCGTGCCGCTTCTCGACGAGACGATAGGCGCCAACCTCCGGCGGTCGGTCGCCTCCTTCCCCGACCGGGACGCACTGGTCGACCGCGCGGGCGGCGGCCGCCGCTGGAGCTACGCCGAACTCGACGCGCAGACCGACGCCCTCGCGGCGGGGCTGCTGGACCTGGGCGTCCGCGCGGGCGACCGGATCGGACTGTGGTCCCCCAACAACGCCGAGTGGGTGCTCACCCAGTACGCGGCGGCGAAGATCGGGGCGATCCTGGTCAACATCAACCCCGCGTACCGGACCTACGAGCTGGAGCACGTGCTCGGTCACTCCGGTGTCCGGGTCGTGGTGGCCGCGCCGGCACTGCGCACCGGCGACGCCGCCGCCATGATCGCCGAGGTCGCGCCGCGCTGCCCCTCCCTGCGCCACACGGTCCTCATCGGCGGCGCGGAGTGGGACTCCCTGCTGACCCCGCCCGACGCGTACGGCGCGCGCCGGCTCGCCGAGGCCGGGACCTCGCTCCACCCCGACGACCCGATCAACATCCAGTACACCTCGGGGACGACGGGCTCGCCCAAGGGCGCGACCCTGACACACCGCAACATCCTCAACAACGGCTTCTTCACCGGTGAGCTGCTGGAGTACACGCAGGCCGACCGCGTCTGCCTGCCCGTGCCCTTCTACCACTGCTTCGGCATGGTGATGGGCACCATCGCGGCGCTCAGCCACGGCGCGTGCGTCGTCATCCCGGGCCCGTTCTTCGACGCCCGCGCGACCCTGGAGGCGGTCGAGGCGGAGCGCTGCACCTCGCTGTACGGGGTTCCCACGATGTTCATCGCCGAGCTCAACCACCCCGACTTCGGCTCCTTCGACCTGTCCCGACTGCGGACCGGCATCATGTCCGGCACCCCCTGCCCGGTCGAGGTGATGCGGCAGGTCGTCGACCGGATGCACATGGCGCGGGTGACGATCTGCTACGGCATGACCGAGACCTCCCCCGTGGCCTGCCAGACCCGGCCCGGCGACTCGCTCGAACGCCGGGTGTCCACCGTCGGCCGGGCCGGCCCGCACGTCGAGATCAAGATCGTCGACCCGGAGACGGGGGAGACCGTGCCGCGCGGCACCCAGGGCGAGTTCTGCACCCGCGGCTACTCGGTGATGAGCGGCTACTGGCGGCAGCCCGACAAGACCGCCGAGGCCGTCGACGAGGACGGCTGGATGCACACCGGGGACCTCGCCGTGATGGACGACGACGGGTACGTCGGCATCACCGGCCGGATCAAGGACATGGTCATCCGGGGCGGCGAGAACATCTACCCGCGCGAGGTCGAGGAGTTCCTCCACACCCACCCCGACATCCTCGACGCGCAGGTCGTCGGCGTCCCCGACCGGTACTACGGCGAGGAGCTCATCGCCTGGATCCGCCTGCGGGACGGCGCCGCGCCGATGTCGGCCACCGAACTGTGGGCGTACTGCGCCGGCAGGCTCGCCCACTTCAAGATCCCGCGCTATGTGGCGGTCACCGACTCGTTCCCGATGACCGCCAGCGGCAAGGTCCGCAAGGTCGAACTGCGCGAGCGGAGCGCCGCCCTGATCGCCGGCCGCCTCGCCCCCGCCGCCTGA
- a CDS encoding acyl-CoA dehydrogenase family protein produces MIGFRLDEEYEVLRKRVEDFARTAVAPAIGDLYKRDEFPYTLVAEMGRMGLFGLPFEREYGGGGRDFLALCVALEELARVDTSVAITLSAGVSLGAMPIHRFGTPEQKERWMPGLCSGEALSAFGLTEPGGGTDIAALTTTAVRDGGAWVINGAKSFITNSGTDITRLVTVTAVTGVRADGRQEASTIVVPAGTPGLEVAPKYSKAGWNSSDTRGLAFTDVRVPAGNLLGREGRGLSQFLSVLDESRIAISAVGAGVAQGCVDESVRHAEERAAFGRSIGANQAIQFKIADMEVRAQSARLAYYHAVTRMLRGEPFGREASIAKLVSSGAAMDNARDATQIFGGYGCLNDYPVARFYRDAKVLEVGEGTSEVQRMLIARGLGLPAAA; encoded by the coding sequence GTGATCGGCTTCCGGCTCGACGAGGAGTACGAGGTCCTGCGCAAGAGGGTGGAGGACTTCGCGCGCACCGCCGTGGCCCCGGCCATCGGCGACCTCTACAAACGCGACGAGTTCCCCTACACCCTGGTGGCCGAGATGGGCCGGATGGGCCTGTTCGGTCTGCCCTTCGAGCGGGAGTACGGCGGCGGGGGCCGCGACTTCCTGGCCCTGTGCGTGGCACTGGAGGAACTCGCCCGCGTCGACACCTCGGTCGCGATCACACTCTCCGCCGGGGTCTCGCTGGGGGCCATGCCGATCCACCGCTTCGGCACGCCCGAGCAGAAGGAGCGCTGGATGCCGGGGCTGTGCTCCGGTGAGGCGCTCAGCGCGTTCGGGCTGACCGAACCCGGCGGCGGCACCGACATCGCCGCGCTCACCACGACCGCCGTGCGCGACGGTGGCGCATGGGTGATCAACGGCGCCAAGTCGTTCATCACCAACTCCGGCACGGACATCACCCGCCTGGTCACGGTCACGGCTGTGACGGGGGTGCGCGCGGACGGCCGGCAGGAGGCCTCGACCATCGTCGTGCCCGCGGGCACGCCCGGCCTCGAGGTCGCGCCGAAGTACTCCAAGGCGGGCTGGAACTCGTCGGACACCCGCGGCCTGGCCTTCACCGATGTGCGGGTGCCGGCCGGGAACCTGCTCGGACGGGAGGGCCGGGGCCTGTCCCAGTTCCTGTCGGTGCTGGACGAGAGCCGGATCGCCATCTCCGCGGTGGGCGCGGGCGTCGCGCAGGGCTGTGTCGACGAGAGCGTGCGCCACGCCGAGGAGCGCGCGGCGTTCGGGCGCAGCATCGGCGCCAACCAGGCGATCCAGTTCAAGATCGCGGACATGGAGGTACGGGCTCAGAGCGCGCGGCTCGCGTACTACCACGCCGTGACGAGGATGCTGCGTGGGGAGCCGTTCGGCAGGGAGGCGTCGATCGCGAAGCTCGTCTCCTCGGGCGCGGCGATGGACAACGCCCGGGACGCGACGCAGATCTTCGGCGGCTACGGCTGCCTCAACGACTACCCGGTGGCCCGCTTCTACCGCGACGCCAAGGTGCTGGAGGTCGGCGAGGGCACGAGCGAGGTGCAGCGGATGCTGATCGCCCGCGGCCTGGGGCTGCCGGCCGCCGCCTGA
- a CDS encoding SDR family NAD(P)-dependent oxidoreductase has protein sequence MTDFANKTYFITGGGSGIGFATARRLLDEGANVVIAGRDADRLDRAVKELDGGDRVLAVALDVARPAELEAAFEQVSARFGSLHGVFANAGVGLNARTADVSEEDFDRVVGTNFKGAFFTVQKALPLLAEGSSVVLNSSWLVHRGMGPGSVYAASKAAVLNLPQTLAPDLAERGIRVNAVTPGHIRTEMFDAVAPVEEVRDFFRGQVALGTLGTPQDIAETVLFLLSPRAAYVTGQEFVVDGGLVGSVPA, from the coding sequence ATGACTGACTTCGCGAACAAGACGTACTTCATCACCGGCGGCGGCAGCGGCATCGGCTTCGCCACCGCCCGCCGTCTGCTCGACGAGGGCGCCAACGTGGTGATCGCCGGCCGCGACGCCGACCGCCTCGACCGGGCCGTCAAGGAGCTGGACGGCGGCGACCGGGTGCTCGCCGTGGCCCTGGACGTGGCGCGCCCGGCCGAGCTCGAAGCGGCCTTCGAGCAGGTCAGCGCCCGCTTCGGGAGCCTGCACGGCGTCTTCGCCAACGCCGGTGTCGGCCTCAACGCCCGTACCGCGGACGTGTCCGAGGAGGACTTCGACAGGGTCGTCGGCACCAACTTCAAGGGCGCGTTCTTCACCGTGCAGAAGGCGCTACCGCTGCTCGCCGAGGGCTCCTCGGTGGTGCTGAACTCGTCCTGGCTGGTGCACCGCGGCATGGGCCCGGGCTCGGTCTACGCGGCCAGCAAGGCGGCCGTGCTCAACCTGCCGCAGACCCTCGCCCCGGACCTGGCCGAGCGCGGCATCCGGGTCAACGCGGTCACCCCGGGCCACATCCGCACCGAGATGTTCGATGCGGTCGCCCCGGTCGAGGAGGTCCGCGACTTCTTCCGCGGCCAGGTCGCGCTGGGCACGCTCGGCACCCCGCAGGACATCGCCGAGACGGTGCTGTTCCTGCTCTCGCCGCGGGCGGCGTACGTCACCGGGCAGGAGTTCGTCGTCGACGGCGGCCTCGTCGGCTCCGTCCCGGCCTGA
- a CDS encoding YciI family protein codes for MAQFAVFIYEAEIPGGWENAPKELLEAHEAFPGKVEKLGAKILNGLALQPAGTAKNVRDGAVGDGPFADTRESIGGAFVLEAKDLDHALEVAKVVPVNDGGVEVRPLFDAPEA; via the coding sequence ATGGCTCAGTTCGCGGTTTTCATCTACGAGGCGGAGATCCCCGGTGGTTGGGAGAACGCCCCCAAGGAGCTGCTGGAGGCCCACGAGGCGTTCCCGGGCAAGGTCGAGAAGCTCGGCGCCAAGATCCTCAACGGTCTGGCACTGCAGCCGGCCGGTACCGCCAAGAACGTCCGTGACGGCGCCGTCGGCGACGGACCGTTCGCCGACACCCGCGAGTCGATCGGCGGCGCCTTCGTGCTGGAGGCCAAGGACCTCGACCACGCGCTCGAGGTCGCCAAGGTCGTCCCCGTCAACGACGGCGGCGTCGAGGTCCGCCCCCTGTTCGACGCTCCCGAGGCGTGA
- a CDS encoding SRPBCC family protein, whose protein sequence is MTVADTAALNEITVTRVLDAPRAAVYRAWTEPGQFARWWGPRGFTTDPSTVELDVRVGGTWKATMAAEGIGEFPFTGVYREVVPDERLVFTLVDPNDENVAARAERGEAEELTTVTFADHEGGTKLSFQQVGQVEPEKTAEVEAGWNSFLDCLADHLAGA, encoded by the coding sequence GTGACCGTGGCGGACACGGCGGCCCTGAACGAGATCACCGTCACCCGCGTCCTCGACGCCCCCCGCGCCGCGGTGTACCGCGCGTGGACCGAGCCCGGGCAGTTCGCCCGGTGGTGGGGGCCGCGCGGCTTCACCACCGACCCGTCCACGGTCGAGCTCGACGTGCGCGTCGGCGGCACGTGGAAGGCCACCATGGCCGCCGAGGGCATCGGCGAGTTCCCGTTCACGGGTGTCTACCGCGAGGTCGTGCCGGACGAGCGTCTCGTGTTCACCCTGGTCGACCCGAATGACGAGAACGTCGCGGCGCGCGCCGAGCGGGGCGAGGCGGAGGAGCTGACCACGGTCACCTTCGCCGACCACGAGGGAGGCACGAAGCTCTCCTTCCAGCAGGTCGGTCAGGTCGAGCCGGAGAAGACCGCGGAGGTCGAGGCGGGCTGGAACAGCTTCCTCGACTGCCTGGCGGACCACCTGGCCGGCGCCTGA